Within the Pseudomonas guangdongensis genome, the region GCACGCCGATGGGCCGTTCCAAGGGCGGCATGCATCGCCACACCCGCGCCGACAGCCTGTCCGCCGCACTGATCAGCGCGCTGCTGGCGCGCAACCCGCAGATCGATCCGGCCGAGGTCGAGGACGTGATCTGGGGTTGCGTCAACCAGACCCTGGAGCAGGGCTGGAACATCGCGCGGATGGCCGCGCTGCTCACCCCGATACCCCACAGCGCCGGGGCGCAGACCGTCAGCCGGCTGTGCGGCTCGTCGATGAGCGCGCTGCACAGCGCCGCTCAGGCGATCCAGACCGGCAACGGCGAGCTATTCGTGGTCGGCGGGGTCGAGCACATGGGCCATGTGGCGATGGCCCACGGCGTCGATCCCAACCCGCAGCTGTCGCTGCAGGTGGCCAAGGCCGCCGGGATGATGGGCCTGACCGCCGAGCTGCTGGGCAAGATGCACGGCATTTCCCGCGAGGCCCAGGACCGTTTCGGCCTGCGCTCCCACCAGCTAGCGCACCGGGCGACCGTCGAGGGACGTTTCAGGGACGAGCTGATCCCCATGCAGGGCCACGACGAGCATGGCCGCCTGCGCCTGTTCGACCACGACGAGACCATCCGTCCGGAAACCACCCTCGAAGGACTGGCGGCGCTCAAGCCGGTATTCGATCCGAAGCACGGCACGGTGACCGCCGGCACCTCCTCGCAGATCACCGACGGCGCCTCGTGCATGATCGTGACCAGCGGCCAGCGCGCCATGGATCTGGGCCTGACGCCGCTGGCGCGGGTGCGCGCCATGGCGGTGGCCGGGGTCGATCCGTCGATCATGGGCTACGGCCCGGTGCCGGCGACCCGCAAGGCGCTCGAGCGCGCCGGGCTGAGCATGGCCGACATCGATTGCGTGGAACTCAACGAGGCCTTCGCCGCCCAGGTCCTGCCGGTACTCAAGGACCTCAAGCTGCTCGACTGCCTGGACGACAAGGTCAACCTGCACGGCGGCGCCATCGCCCTCGGTCACCCGTTCGGCTGCTCCGGGGCGCGGATTTCCGGCACCCTGCTCAACGTGATGAAGCAGCGCGGCGCCACCCTGGGGCTGGCCACCATGTGCATCGGCCTCGGCCAAGGTATCGCGACGGTGTTCGAGCGCGTCTGAATCGCCGATGGGAAAAAAGGCCGGGGCCCGTGCTCCGGCCTTGCGTTTCCGCTGCGATGCTCTGCGAGGTGCGACATGACGCTGCAAACCGGACTCTACCGGCATTACAAAGGCCACGAATACCGGGTGCTGGGCCTGGCCCGGCACTCCGAGACGCAGGAAACCCTGGTGCTCTACCAGGCGCTGTATGGCGAATACGGGCTGTGGGTGCGGCCGCTGAGCATGTTCGTCGAGACCGTGGAGGTCGAGGGCGAACTGCTGCCGCGCTTCGCCCTGGTACGCGCCGAGACGGTCGAATTTCGCCACGACGGCGCGACAGGGGCGCCGCCCCACGCTTGACCTTGCTGCGCGGGCCACTATATATAGCGTGGCCTTACCCAGGCGCCGCCATCCCCACTTGCATATTTCGCGCCGACGGCCTGGCCGTTCATCTCGATCTCTTTTCAGGAACTCTCCGATTCATGGGCAAATCACTGGTCATCGTGGAATCGCCGGCCAAGGCCAAGACGATCAACAAGTATCTGGGCAACCAGTACGTGGTGAAGTCGAGCATCGGCCATATCCGCGACCTGCCCACCAGCGGCTCGGCCAGCAAGGAGCCGGCCAAGCGCGGCAAGGCCGCGGCGAGCGAGGCGCCGGCGCTGTCGCCGAAGGAAAAGGCCAAGCGTCAGCTGTTCGCGCGCATGGGCGTGGACCCCGAGCACGACTGGAAAGCCAAGTACGAGATCCTGCCCGGCAAGGAAAAGGTCATCGAGGAGCTGCGCCGCCTGGCCAAGGATGCCGACACCATCTATCTCGCAACCGACTTGGACCGCGAGGGGGAGGCCATCGCCTGGCACCTGCGCGAGGCCATCGGCGGCGACGAGAGCCGCTACAAGCGCGTGGTGTTCAACGAGATCACCAAGAAGGCCATCCAGGAGGCCTTCTCCCGGCCCGGCGAGCTGGACATCAACCGGGTCAACGCCCAGCAGGCGCGGCGCTTCCTCGATCGCGTGGTCGGCTACATGGTCTCGCCGCTGCTCTGGGCGAAGATCGCCCGCGGCCTGTCGGCCGGGCGCGTGCAGTCGGTGGCGGTCAAGCTGGTGGTCGAGCGCGAGAAGGAAATCCGCGCCTTCGTGCCGGAAGAATACTGGGAAGTCCACGCCGATCTGGCCAGCCTGCCGGGTGAGACGGTGCGCTTCGAGGTGATCCG harbors:
- the fadA gene encoding acetyl-CoA C-acyltransferase FadA, which produces MTLNAKDVVIVDFGRTPMGRSKGGMHRHTRADSLSAALISALLARNPQIDPAEVEDVIWGCVNQTLEQGWNIARMAALLTPIPHSAGAQTVSRLCGSSMSALHSAAQAIQTGNGELFVVGGVEHMGHVAMAHGVDPNPQLSLQVAKAAGMMGLTAELLGKMHGISREAQDRFGLRSHQLAHRATVEGRFRDELIPMQGHDEHGRLRLFDHDETIRPETTLEGLAALKPVFDPKHGTVTAGTSSQITDGASCMIVTSGQRAMDLGLTPLARVRAMAVAGVDPSIMGYGPVPATRKALERAGLSMADIDCVELNEAFAAQVLPVLKDLKLLDCLDDKVNLHGGAIALGHPFGCSGARISGTLLNVMKQRGATLGLATMCIGLGQGIATVFERV
- a CDS encoding DUF1653 domain-containing protein, with amino-acid sequence MTLQTGLYRHYKGHEYRVLGLARHSETQETLVLYQALYGEYGLWVRPLSMFVETVEVEGELLPRFALVRAETVEFRHDGATGAPPHA